The nucleotide sequence CATTGATCGGCTGAAGCTTGCCCTGGCCAGCCCGGTACACACGGTCATTATCAGCACGAAGGAAAAGCGCTTCATTGAAACCCTATTGCAGCAGCAGGGAGTGGACCTGACTAACCTGCAAATTTACGGAAAGGAAACCCAACGTCCAAAACATCAAATTTTGCGAGAGTTGAAAGCCGCCTGCGGTGCTGATCCAGTGGTCTGGTTTGTCGAAGATCGGCTCAAAACCTTACAGAGTGTGCAGAGGCAGGAAGACTTAAATAATGTGGTTTTGTTTCTGGCTGATTGGGGTTACAACACTCAGACCGATCGAGCGGCCGCAATGGGAGATTCCCTGATTCATCTCCTCTCCCTGGAACAGTTCAGCCAGCAATTTACCGCCTGGCTTCCGGGCTAGCGATAGCACAATACTGTGGATTAAATACAAAGAATAGCGGAATTTCTCCGTGTTCTCTGTACCTCTGGGGTGAAGTTTCAGATGATAAAATCCCCCCTACCCAACCTGACGATATACATTGCTGGCAGCTCGATGCACCAGGGAATGACGGTAGACCAGGGATTTCAAATCATCGGCATACCCACCGCCAATGACACAGGCAACTGGATACCCCTGGGAAAGACAGGTTCCCAGCACTTGCATTTCACGACGGAAAAGCCCGGTATCAGTGAGGGCAAGTTTACCGAGGCGATCGCCGACATGGGGATCGACTCCTGCATCGTAAAGGACAAGGTCGGGCCTGACCTGGGACAATAAATCCGGTAAATAGGCTGCCAGGGTTTGCAGGTAGTCATCATCTTCCATTCCTTCTGGCAGGGGCACATCCAGGTCACTCTGTTGTTTGGTACCGGGGAAGTTGACTTCACAGTGCATGGAAAAAGTGAACACACGCGGCTCGTTCTGGAAAATATAGGCAGTTCCATCTCCCTGGTGCACATCCAGGTCAACAATCAGAATGTTTTGCACCAGGTTCTTCTGGAGCAGAAGAGAGGCCGCGATCGCCAGATCATTGAAAATACAAAATCCAGACCCATACTCAGGAAACGCATGGTGAGTTCCGCCAGCAGTGTTGCAGGCTAACCCGTACTGTAAGGCAAGCTTTGCAGTCAGAATGGTCCCCCCCACAGCCACACAGGTACGATTAACCAGTGCCGGACTCCAGGGCAGCCCAATCCGTCGCTGGGATTTGGGGTCGAGGGTTCCCTGGCAGTATGCCTGCACATAGTCCGGGGTATGGACAAGTTCTATCCATTCCTGGGGAGGGCGTTCTGGAGTATGAACCTGATCTGAATTGATCACACCCTCAGCCATGAGCATTTCGTAGAGCATCCGAAACTTCGGCATCGGGAAGCGATGTCCTTCAGGAAGGGGGGCTACATAGTCAGAGTGATAGACGATCGGTAAATCCACGGGTTTAGATGATGCAACATTCCATTACGGAACTCCTGGGGCCAGTCTTTCGTTGCTAGAATCAAGATCCTTGTATAAAAAATGGCTTGCATACATCTTCTGGCAAAGTTCGGCTATTGTCTTCTTTGCCTCTTCTAAATTTGTAGCGTTAGATATGAATTTGTGGCTCAGATATGAATGATCCGGACTGGGCTTCCCATGCTGGAAGAGGTTCTTTCACAAAAAATATTGGCAGTAAAGACAGAGATTGGTTCTACCCGGTGGTTCTCTCTATGCTTGGAGATGAAACCTGAGAGCGGTTTTTACGTCTGAAGAGATGTTCTGAAAACTCTGGTATCAAGCAAGCTCTGGATATAGAGGAAGCGTTGGCATGGGGGAATCTCTGGTATAGAGAAACCGAAACCCGGTTCGCTGAGGTTGTTTGCATGAATAGAAACCTGCGGAAGAGATTAACCTGGTCACTGACTGTGGCAGTGTGGGGAGGAAGCCTGTTCCTGCTGCCAATTGCAGTACGTGCAGAAACCCCACTGACCCGGGCAGTTGTCCAATCCATCCGCAATTCAGTCCGGTTGTTACAGCAAAACCAGGCACCTCGACCTGCCAGGGTCAGGGATGCAATGGCACCGGGAGATGCCCTCTCAACTGCGCGGTTATCTTTAGCAGAACTGAAGTTTAATGACGGCTCTCTGGCCAGGGTAGGTGAACAGGCTTTGTTTCAGTTTCTACCCAGAACCCGCACCTTTCGGCTCAACAATGGCACCGTCCTGCTGTTGATTCCCCCCGGTCAGGGCCAGACACGAATTCAGACCCCAAACGCTGCTACGGGAATTCGAGGTTCGGCGTTGTTTGTCCGGTATGTGCCTGAGACGGAGACAACTCTGGTGGGAGCGCTTACCACCAGTGGAATTGAAGTTGCTAACCGCGATCGCACCCAAAACCAACCTCTGGCAGGAGGGCAGATGGCGGTCATTGTCCAGAACCGAATTGAGCGGGTCTATAACTTTGACCTCAGAACCTTTTATGAAACGAGTGATCTGGTCAAAGGGTTGAGTCTGTCCGGTGGGGAATCCAGCCGCTCAGCCGATCCAGCGATCGCCGCCGTCCAGAAAGAGACGATTGCCGCCATCGAAGCGCAGACTCCCATTACTGACTCCCGCCCTGCTCAGAACTTGATGGGGATCGGCACGGTTGAGCCTCAGACTGGATCCCCTGGCAGCGATCGTCGTCCTGAATTTGAAACTGTTGTCCCTCCCAATCCAGGTGATTTAACCCTTCCTCAATCGGCAACGGCTTCTCAACCCAGCCAATTTCCCCTGACCGGCGTTATTCCACGATCGCCGGGTCAAGACGCTTTGGGAATCGGTTCAGATGGGGCTGTTTCGGGACGGGGGAACAATCCCGCTGGTCGGACGGGAACGGCACCGGGGCTGGCAGGTACCACTCCCGGTCAGTCGAATAGTGGCCCACCGGGTCAGACGGGAACGCCACCGGGGCTGACAGGAACGGCACCGGGGCTGGCAGGTACCACTCCCGGTCAGTCGAATAGTGGCCCACCGGGTCAGACGGGAACGCCACCGGGGCTGACAGGAACGGCACCGGGGCTGGCAGGTACCACTCCCGGTCAGTCGGGCAACGGTCCACCAGGGCTGACAGGGACAGCACCAGGGCTGGTAAGGAATACCCCTGCCGTTAAGAGCAGGTAATCACTCATCCACAATCCATTCCCATTTAGGAAAGGTGGCGGCCTGTCCACAGGGCTGCTGTCCTTCATCCAGAACGGTCCAGAGCAAAACCTGCTCAATCCAGAACCGCCTGCCAGTGCTGGAAATACGGATGCCCCTATAGTTGTCGATATAGCCGTTTGCTCTGGCTTGGGCAAGCAGGCGATCGCGCTCCTCCTGGGCGACAGGTGCAACCGTCTGACGGGAAGGGGTCTGGATAAACTGTTCCCAACTCAATTCCCACAGTTCCAGCGCCCTGCGATTGCCATAGTTAAAGATGGGGTCTGCCTCCGTGCCGTGGGAAACCAGCACAAAGGGAGCTTCAAATAGCATCCGGGCAATTTCTATGGGGGTACCTGTGGTGTCCAGCAGCGATCGCCCCGTCCAGCCGGAAAAACTTTGTAATAGTCGCTGGCTATGCCGAATAATTGAAGGCTGCTGCCACGGTTCGTCCATTGATTAGCTCCCATAATTCAATTCATAAAAGAAATATTATGATAGGAATATTAATGATTCTTCACGAAAACTAAAGCTGTGGTTGCAAACCTTGACAAGATCTCAACCCCTGAGAAACTGGCCTGGAACTGGCGGGGTCATAGGATACAGTACACCGTAATCGGGACAGGGCATCCATTGCTTTTAGTTCATGGCTTTGGGGCTTCCTCAGGGCACTGGCGTAAGAACATGCCCGTTCTGGCTGCCGCCGGATATAAAGTCTTTGCGATTGACCTGCTGGGGTTTGGTGGTTCCGATAAACCCCCATTGGACTACACCCTCGATCTGTGGCAGGAGATGTTGTGGGATTTTTGGGCAGATCATATCCAGCGGCCAACAGTTTTTGTCGGGAATTCAATTGGCGGTTTGCTCTGCTTGATGATACTGGCAAACTACCCTGAAATAGCTGCCGGGGGAGTGCTCCTGAACTGTGCAGGTGGGTTGAATCACCGGCCCAATGAGTTGAACTTTCCCCTGCGGGTGATGATGGGGGCATTTACGCGGATTGTGCGATCGCGGCTGATTGGTCCAATGTTGTTCAATCGGATTCGGCAAAAAAAACGACTACGCACCACCCTCTATCAGGTCTACTGTAATCGGGAAGCTGTAACCGATGACCTGATTGATTTAATTTATGAACCATCCTGCGATCCAGGGGCAGCCCAGGTATTTGCATCCGTGTTAACGGCACCTCCGGGTCCTTCGCCGTCAGAATTGCTCCCTAAAGTGCAGACCCCCCTGCTGGTGCTATGGGGTGAAGCAGATCCCTGGACGCCGATTACAACCGCAACCATTTATCAACAACTGACCGCAACTCACCCGGTCACCTTCATACCCATTCCAGATACAGGACACTGTCCCCATGATGAAAATCCCACGGTTGTCAATCAGCTCATCATTCAGTGGTTAGAGAGACTGACATTGTAATTGTCCGTAACAAGCGCGAACAATCTCTTATAGCCGTAGCCATCCAGTCCAGGACACCTTAGAAGGCTCAAAGCTGATCTCTCATTCTTCTCTCCCCGTCCCCTGCCCCCTGTTCCCTGCTATACCTAAAAGCCGATCACGTCCCTCTCTGGAGTTTTGTGTCATCCCCCTGAATCCCGTCGTGGGATTTAGGGGGATGTTCAATTGGGTTAACGCACAGTAGGTCAATTGAAATGGCACTAGTGCATTGCGGCAGAAGTTTTCACCACAAAGGCACGAAGGGACACAAAGTTTCTTCGTGTGCTTTGTGTCTTTGTGGTTCAACCTGAAACTGGCGGGTCATTTTCGGCAACCCGCACTAGTCTGCATAAGTTCTCCTCTGTTGAGCGATAGATCTGGGTGAGTCAACAATTCCTGTCCTCCCTCAACACCACTGGAGCCGATTTATGCCTTGTTTTCTGAATCGGGTAATCCTGACCACGGCTGCCGTTATCGCTTTCGCGTACCAGATGGCACCCGCTCAAACAACCGTGGACTCATCAATCAGTACACTGATCCACCGGCATCTGGAATCCATCAATGTCCAGACCCTGTCCCACAAGTAGGGATTGCCTAATTGCACCAAACCTTTTCCATCTCCAGACCCACCATTTTGTAAACCAGGCATAGAACGCCAGTACAGAAAGCGGATTTCTTCTACCGGATATCCAAGTTTCGTTGAACTTCTCACAAGAAATCCGATTTCCTGGAATTCTGAACTGATGCTACATAGCGTTTTTCAATTAAGTAAAGTACGGGAGCATGAGGCGCAGTAGGGTGTTCCGCATCCTCACTGTACCTCACATCCTTGAAAAGGGCTATAGCAGATATCTGGTTTACTGCCAGTCACCTGTTATAAAAGTGGATGGATACCATCCCTTGTCTTTAGCCAGCCCCTGAATTGGGTGGTCAATTCATCAACTGTCCCTGATTTCGCTTTTTCTCAAGTCTGAGAAATCCTATAATTCTTGCAAAGTAAAATTGAGTAGCAATTTAGACTCTAAATTTTGCCTTCTACGGTATTTTGCCTTCTACGGTATTTTGTCTTTCAGATCAACGGTTCCATCGTCACTGGTTTTGCGGTTCTTTACACCTCTGTGGCTTAAGGTAGGCATCTCCCATGTCAGACTACTCCTATCGACATTTCAGATTTGATTCCGAGTCTCTCTATAATCATTTGCTGGAGTTGAGAAAAGAAGAATCTCCAGCGGATCTGGTAGAACGGTTTCGTTATCTGTTTGTTGATGGATCAGACTATCCAGATCCCCAGATTCGGGCAGCCCTGCACCGTATCGCAACGTCTCCCTGGGCTGAGCAAGAATTTACCCTGATTCTCAATCGCTGTTGCTACATTCTGATCAATTACTGGTGGCTCCATCCTGAACTGCGCCAGGCAACCATCGAACTGGTTAATCTGTTTAATCCTCCCTATTCGGTAGCCAAAAACTCTCCCGTTGCCCATCGTCTGCGAGCCTTATTAAAACAATTTACCCAGACTGAGCAGTATGCTGAATTACAGGATCGGGCGCGCATTGTTGAGAAAGCCCCTGATGATGAACCAAAGAATGAGCCAATCCGTCATCTCATTCCCCGCTACCCCTATCTTTACCCTTATTGCCTCTTAAACTGGGACAGTAGCGAAACCGGGCATCAGGCAGTGAAGCAAATGCAAGAAGCCAGAGAGCGCCAGTTTGAACAAGATCTGAATCTCTACATGACCTATCGGCTCCGGCAATCTTCGAGTCCCCAGACAGGGGAGGTCAAAAACCCAACTCTACTCAGCCCCCATCAGGTAGAGACAGCGGTCAGAAAGTTCGTGGGTAAAGTCGAGGGACCCCACACTTATCGAGATCTGGCCCGACAATTTGTGGCATACAGCAAAGAAGCACCTTCCTACCGTGACGTGAAGCGGGAAATGTATGACTATCTGACGGCATCTATCCTGCATTCTGAGAAACCCGACTACGGTAAACACCACTTCAACCGCTGGCTGGCCGAGCAATTGCAAGCGACCCTACCCCAGAGTGACAACCTGCGCCCTAATCATTCACTGCTGGTGCAGACCTGTGGACAACTCCTTGAGTACCTGGTTGCCAGTCCTACGCGCCCCAATCACCATGTTGTGTTTGTTGATCTCAACAACATCCTGGGGTCTACCTTTACTATTGGTCTTCTGCTCAAGATTGTGCTGCTCTGTCGAGAGGTGAAGTCCAATTTAGACATCATTAAAGCCCACCTGTCACGGCGATTTGCTGTCATGCTAAAGCATTATGAAACCAGAGTCAGGGGGGAAATTGAGTGGCTGGTGGAGTGTCTGGAAAATTTGATGGTCGCCTTCAGTATTCACTTTGGACGGGCAGATTTTTCCTGGGTGAATTTATTTTGAAATCGGCGGCGGAATCAATCTCTAAAGGGGTAACATCCGTTCCAATTCCAGGTTGGAAGCCACTTCAGCCAATTTCTCCAGATCGGTAGGATTGGGGAGATGGGGAATCAGCCCCAGGACTGGCGTGCTGGTCAGGGATTGAATTAAGGCCAAGGGTGCCCAATTGGCAACATCTTCCTCGGAACAGGGCTGGGGACAATTGAGGACGATGCCTTTTAGATGAATACGGGACATGCGAGCCAGGGCAACATTGGCAACAGTCTGGGCGATCGCCCCTAATCTGACCGGTACCACCAGCACCACAGGTAACCGCCAGTCCCAAGCTAAATCTGCCACCGTTGTTTCCGGGGTAACTGGAGAACCCAATCCCCCCAGGGCTTCTACCAACACATAGTCGTAGCGCTGACGCAGGGTTTCAAACACCTGCCAGGCTTTTTCCAGTTCAACCCGCTGGCCTTCTTTTTCAGCCGCAATTGGAGGGGCTAAGGGGGCTGCAAATCGAAGGGGTGTCACCTCATCCGGTGTGAAATCAAACAGACGACTGTAAAGTTCACAGTCCCCCGTGCCAGATTGGATCGGTTTCATGACTCTCAGCGATCGCCCGGAGCAATAGGTTTGCCAGTAGGCTGCCAGGGCACTGGTGAGCACCGTCTTCCCGGCATTGGTGTCGGTTCCGGTAATCAATAGCGAATTCAAAGTTGTTCCATCCCCTGGTTTCTGTTCAAGATCTGTCTGTAATTATCTCAAACCTCATTCCGATTTCCTCGGCGAGAAGGCGAGGACGGACGATCAGAGACTTCTTCGCCATTGTCTGGGGGAGGTGAGTCCTGCTCAGGCGTTTGTGGCTGCCGGGAACGGGGATGCTCTGCGGCTTCTCGTTCCCGCCGGGGATAGGGGGATTCCGGCCCTGACTCCTGGGGTTGGCGATACCGGCGACGCTCTGCGGCTTCTCGTTCCCGCCGGGGATAGGGGAATTCCGATCCTGGATCCTGGGGTTGGCGATACCGGGGACGATCCGAAGTTTCTCGTTCTCGCCGCGGATAGGGGAATTCCGGTCCCGGCTCCTGGGGTTGACGATACCGGCGACGCTCCGAGACTTCTGGCACCCGTCTTGGGTAAGATAACTCCTGCCCAGGATTTTGGGGTTGGCGGAAACGAGGACGCTCTAAGGATTCTGGGTCACGGCTCCGTTGATAGCCTGGACGAAATCGATTCAAAAAGTCGCGGAAAAAACTGGTATCGTTGCCATCGTTTCTTACCAGATCCTGAACCACAATGTCTAACTCAAATCGGGTATTGCGAAACGCCACCACATCAATCATGTAGTCACCACTCTGAGGCAACTCAGACTCCCAGGACAATACATTAGAGGCATCATCCACCATCCGTCCATTCGGATAACGAATACTCAACGTCACAGCTCCTCGCCTGACGCCTGTTTTAAAGATCTGTCCCTGTCTGGCATTGACCAGGTAGCGCTTAATTACGCCCGGAGTTGTACGGCTGGTAATAACCGTGCTGGTGGTTCCTGGAGCAAAACTCACCCGTTCCGTCTCAATCGAAGGACCTGGCGGAGTTGGAGGAGGATAGGTGGGGGTAGGGCTGGGCGGGGGTTCAGGAGCCTGCTTCAGGCTAACTTCCAGTCGATAGTCACTCCGGGTTACCCCTGCAATGGGTCTGAGTTGGATGTAATAGTCGCTGGAATAGGGCAGGGTTCCCTGCCAGTAGGAAACTCGTTGAGCGCCATCCCCCAGGGGTTGCCGGTCTGGTCCCAGAACACTCATCAAGATGCTTTCACCACTGATCAAAGCACTGAGTTGCTCACCCTGTTGCCCACTCACGATGTAATTGATGGTTTCATTCCCATTCAGAGTACCGTTTTGAATGACTCTGGTATCGGTTGCAATGTCCAACCGTTGGGTAAGAACGACAGGTGCAGTCGGGGTGGGTGACGGGGTGGGTGACGGGGTGGGTGAGGGAGTGGGGCTGGGCGTTATTGTTTGGGTAGGGGTGGTGGTAACAATGGGAGCTGGCTGGTCAGGATTAAGGACTGCCCGCACGATCGCCCACGACCCAATTCCCGTCAAAACTACCAGCCCCAAACCGATCGCCATGACTGCCAGCGGGTCATCCCAGAGCGAACTGCGCGACTCTTCAATTACAGGAGCCGGACGACTATCCGAAACTCCCTTCGAGTCCAGTGGACGCCCTACAGGCAGAGTAGCTGCACGGGAACCATCAGGGGTTGGAGCAGATTGCTGATATACTGTAATCGGAGAATATACTGGAGCCACCTGAGGTTGGGGCATCGCTACTGGAGATTGAAACGCCTGGAGTACCTCCGCGGCACTCTGGTAGCGATCGCCCGGGCGATAACTCAACATTCGATTCACAACCTGGGCAAATCCCGGATCAACCGATACCCAGCGCTGCCAGTACCAGGTCAATGTCGAATCATCAAATAATTCCTGGGGTTCTCGCCCGGTCAACAACACAACAGCCGTGACCGCCAGAGAATAAATATCACTGCTGGCATAGGCTCTACCTGTGTGCATCTGCTCTGGGGGCGCATAGCCAACTTTCCCCACCGTCGTACTGAAATCTAAAGTCTCTGGAGACACAGTTCCCGGTGCCTGGAACCGAGTTGCCAGCTCCTTCACCACCCCGAAATCAATCAGAACGGGCAGGTGGTCGCGTTCTCGCAAAATAATATTGTCAGGTGTAATATCCCGATGAATGATGCCTTTACTGTGGATATGGGCCAGAACAGGCAGGAGTTGCAGTAACAGTTGCTTTACCTCTGCTTCAGAGAAGGTAAATCCCTGGGAACGCCGCTGCTCAAGCAGGTGACGGTAGGTTGGACCCTCCACATAGTCCTGTACCAGAAATAATCGCTGCTCAAATTCAAATGTTGCTCGAAACTGGGGAATTTGAGGATGCTGAATTTGATAGAGCGTCTGCCCTTCCCTTAAAAACAATTCTTTCGACTTTTCGAGAGCATACCCTCCCCCCTCGGTTGGGCTTAGCTCTTTCATGGCACAGAGTTCGTTAAACCGTCCCTGGTCTTCGGTCAGATAGGTGCGACCAAACCCCCCCTGCCCCAGCACGCTGAGAATACGATAGCGGTTTTGCAGAATGGTTCCGGTCGGAAGAGGTGGTCGCATAGTTGGTACGAAATTCCCTGGCAATAGCCATTCTAGTGTTCCGTCAGGAAAATTTTGACGGGTCGCAGACCCTCAGGATTAAATCTGAGCTATTTTCTGGCGCTCAGTTACCTGGCTTAGAAATTTGACAGATGCCAGTTCAGGCTGATGTAGACGGGTACAGGTGAAGGGTAAGAGTTCCAGAGGGATGCCTACCTTCTATCCTGCCAATTTTGCCTTCACCATGTCTTGCACTTTCTTACCATCTGCCTTGCCTTTAAGCTGTTGCATCGCTGGTCCCATAACTTTTCCCATGTCCTTAGCGGAGGTTGCACCCACCTGGGCAATAATTTCATCAATTGCCCGACTCACTTCTTCGTCTGAAAGTTGTTGAGGCAAATATTCCTCCAGAATGGCAAGCTCCTGGGCCTCCTGATCTGCCAAATCATAGCGTCCTGCCTGTCTGTACTGGGCGATCGAGTCCCGCCGTTGCTTTGCCAGTTGAACCAGCAACTCCGTTTCCTGGTCCCTTGTTAACACTTCCTGACCCGATGGTCGCACAGCGACTTCCTTCTCCAGGATTGCTTTTTTAATGCTGCGAACCGTTTCCAGACGCACCTTATCGCCTGCTTTCATTGCCGCTTTAATAGCTTCTGTAACCTGATTCTTCAAACTCATAAGTTTTTACCTCCTGTAAGGATTGCTTTATTCCAAATCTAAACCCTGACAATTCATCAGCTCCGTAGTTTCATCAGTTTGCAGGTGCATCAACCCGCAGGTTTCTAGGAAAATCTCCAGTTTTCCAATGAAATGCAGAATTGAGTGAACT is from Leptothermofonsia sichuanensis E412 and encodes:
- a CDS encoding serine/threonine-protein kinase, producing MRPPLPTGTILQNRYRILSVLGQGGFGRTYLTEDQGRFNELCAMKELSPTEGGGYALEKSKELFLREGQTLYQIQHPQIPQFRATFEFEQRLFLVQDYVEGPTYRHLLEQRRSQGFTFSEAEVKQLLLQLLPVLAHIHSKGIIHRDITPDNIILRERDHLPVLIDFGVVKELATRFQAPGTVSPETLDFSTTVGKVGYAPPEQMHTGRAYASSDIYSLAVTAVVLLTGREPQELFDDSTLTWYWQRWVSVDPGFAQVVNRMLSYRPGDRYQSAAEVLQAFQSPVAMPQPQVAPVYSPITVYQQSAPTPDGSRAATLPVGRPLDSKGVSDSRPAPVIEESRSSLWDDPLAVMAIGLGLVVLTGIGSWAIVRAVLNPDQPAPIVTTTPTQTITPSPTPSPTPSPTPSPTPTAPVVLTQRLDIATDTRVIQNGTLNGNETINYIVSGQQGEQLSALISGESILMSVLGPDRQPLGDGAQRVSYWQGTLPYSSDYYIQLRPIAGVTRSDYRLEVSLKQAPEPPPSPTPTYPPPTPPGPSIETERVSFAPGTTSTVITSRTTPGVIKRYLVNARQGQIFKTGVRRGAVTLSIRYPNGRMVDDASNVLSWESELPQSGDYMIDVVAFRNTRFELDIVVQDLVRNDGNDTSFFRDFLNRFRPGYQRSRDPESLERPRFRQPQNPGQELSYPRRVPEVSERRRYRQPQEPGPEFPYPRRERETSDRPRYRQPQDPGSEFPYPRREREAAERRRYRQPQESGPESPYPRREREAAEHPRSRQPQTPEQDSPPPDNGEEVSDRPSSPSRRGNRNEV
- a CDS encoding MEKHLA domain-containing protein; translation: MDEPWQQPSIIRHSQRLLQSFSGWTGRSLLDTTGTPIEIARMLFEAPFVLVSHGTEADPIFNYGNRRALELWELSWEQFIQTPSRQTVAPVAQEERDRLLAQARANGYIDNYRGIRISSTGRRFWIEQVLLWTVLDEGQQPCGQAATFPKWEWIVDE
- a CDS encoding HAD family hydrolase is translated as MPASFPGVLALDFDGVLCDGLKEYFQSAWRAYWELWQLDDPLPPEGIAQRFYRLRPVVETGWEMPVVLRAIELGVSDDQILQNWAAIAQQIVQNEHLEPVQLAAKVDGIRDRWIASDPDSWLAEHVFYPGVIDRLKLALASPVHTVIISTKEKRFIETLLQQQGVDLTNLQIYGKETQRPKHQILRELKAACGADPVVWFVEDRLKTLQSVQRQEDLNNVVLFLADWGYNTQTDRAAAMGDSLIHLLSLEQFSQQFTAWLPG
- a CDS encoding FecR domain-containing protein gives rise to the protein MNRNLRKRLTWSLTVAVWGGSLFLLPIAVRAETPLTRAVVQSIRNSVRLLQQNQAPRPARVRDAMAPGDALSTARLSLAELKFNDGSLARVGEQALFQFLPRTRTFRLNNGTVLLLIPPGQGQTRIQTPNAATGIRGSALFVRYVPETETTLVGALTTSGIEVANRDRTQNQPLAGGQMAVIVQNRIERVYNFDLRTFYETSDLVKGLSLSGGESSRSADPAIAAVQKETIAAIEAQTPITDSRPAQNLMGIGTVEPQTGSPGSDRRPEFETVVPPNPGDLTLPQSATASQPSQFPLTGVIPRSPGQDALGIGSDGAVSGRGNNPAGRTGTAPGLAGTTPGQSNSGPPGQTGTPPGLTGTAPGLAGTTPGQSNSGPPGQTGTPPGLTGTAPGLAGTTPGQSGNGPPGLTGTAPGLVRNTPAVKSR
- a CDS encoding GatB/YqeY domain-containing protein is translated as MSLKNQVTEAIKAAMKAGDKVRLETVRSIKKAILEKEVAVRPSGQEVLTRDQETELLVQLAKQRRDSIAQYRQAGRYDLADQEAQELAILEEYLPQQLSDEEVSRAIDEIIAQVGATSAKDMGKVMGPAMQQLKGKADGKKVQDMVKAKLAG
- the bioD gene encoding dethiobiotin synthase; this encodes MNSLLITGTDTNAGKTVLTSALAAYWQTYCSGRSLRVMKPIQSGTGDCELYSRLFDFTPDEVTPLRFAAPLAPPIAAEKEGQRVELEKAWQVFETLRQRYDYVLVEALGGLGSPVTPETTVADLAWDWRLPVVLVVPVRLGAIAQTVANVALARMSRIHLKGIVLNCPQPCSEEDVANWAPLALIQSLTSTPVLGLIPHLPNPTDLEKLAEVASNLELERMLPL
- a CDS encoding histone deacetylase family protein, which gives rise to MDLPIVYHSDYVAPLPEGHRFPMPKFRMLYEMLMAEGVINSDQVHTPERPPQEWIELVHTPDYVQAYCQGTLDPKSQRRIGLPWSPALVNRTCVAVGGTILTAKLALQYGLACNTAGGTHHAFPEYGSGFCIFNDLAIAASLLLQKNLVQNILIVDLDVHQGDGTAYIFQNEPRVFTFSMHCEVNFPGTKQQSDLDVPLPEGMEDDDYLQTLAAYLPDLLSQVRPDLVLYDAGVDPHVGDRLGKLALTDTGLFRREMQVLGTCLSQGYPVACVIGGGYADDLKSLVYRHSLVHRAASNVYRQVG
- a CDS encoding alpha/beta fold hydrolase, with translation MVANLDKISTPEKLAWNWRGHRIQYTVIGTGHPLLLVHGFGASSGHWRKNMPVLAAAGYKVFAIDLLGFGGSDKPPLDYTLDLWQEMLWDFWADHIQRPTVFVGNSIGGLLCLMILANYPEIAAGGVLLNCAGGLNHRPNELNFPLRVMMGAFTRIVRSRLIGPMLFNRIRQKKRLRTTLYQVYCNREAVTDDLIDLIYEPSCDPGAAQVFASVLTAPPGPSPSELLPKVQTPLLVLWGEADPWTPITTATIYQQLTATHPVTFIPIPDTGHCPHDENPTVVNQLIIQWLERLTL